The genomic window GGCCAAAACCAGTACAATCACCCACACTGCCTaccagaaaaacacagaggcaGAACACCAGAACAACTCACCTCAGGTCTTTGCTAATATTTGGTTAAATCATGGCATTGGGCATCTTTAAGTGAAATCTGCTTATACAAGTGTGCTTCTGCATATGAGTACCGCTATGCACATGTACCCATCATTCCACTAGAGCTTTACAAGCTCTGGTTTATGTTTGCAATAGCTTCACGACTTGGTACAAGTGGGAAAGCTGAGGCACAGAAGAGATTTGTCTTAGATGAAACAGTAAGCAAATAGCAGAATGAGTGCAACACACTTTCCACTTAGCACATGAGCTATTTAATAGCCTTTCATACATACCTAATCTGAAGGCAGCTGTGACTCCTTACAAAGCACAGGACTATATTGTCTAGTCTTATTTCTAAGGTCCATGAAGCTTAAACAATCAAACATGATGGACTGGCGCACAGAAACTCCAGAGTGCCAAGGAATCCTGTAACAATTCCTATTTGTAGCTAACTGTGCTAGCTTATGTGCTTAAGATAAATTGCTGAGCAAGGCATTTTCTTCTGTGCCAGGCTGAGGATTTCTCtgagttttctttcctctctccaaCAAACTGGGCTCTTTGTCAGTACACTTCTCTGTGTACTGCTTCTAAAAGCAAACAGTAAGTTCCTAGCAAATCAAGTTACAAATTTGCCAAGATGAaaagacattaattttatttccttcctgcttgtaacaaatacaaagaaacaaaattaaatcattGGTAATGTATATACTCTGCTACTGCTTGGTAATGGCCCTTCTAATCCTCATCTGAACCTAGCTGGTCTTCTGGACTTTCATTTATGGTCAAACTTGAGAATGGTATTTAATGCAGCTAATAAATTAACAGCTTGTACTGAGAACAATTCCCTGCAAGAAGAATTAATATGGCAGCTTCACTTTTGCCTTAAACTGATTTTATGCTCTTGTCTTCAATGTATTGCtccatttttaatattaatttctgaaaatcttaAACACAGCATGTCCTTCTGCCCAATTATCAGTCCTTGATCCTTTGTTTCAACAGATGGATGGGGCCTTGCATGCTGCTCTGAGGACTGGAGCCTTTCCATAAGACCCAGACTTGCTGACAGGGACTCCTCCTTCAAGGAGCACCTAGGGATGTTGCTGCAGGCCTAATGGAGGCCTCCCAGACTTTGTCTGCTGTTTTGGTTGCCCTGCCTTTTGCAATGTGAGCAGTGGGGGCTCTGCATATCTTGCTTTTGTTCCTGGATTTACCCATGCAATTGCTTCTGATTGTTATGAATTTAGGCCAGATTCCTCCTGTGAACTATGATTAACACTAAAGACCTTATTTTACAGCATCAAGAGTCTTCTCAAAAACAACTAAAAGAGGAAGTGCAGGCAAAGGGAAAGCTGCCACATATCTAAGCACACTAGAGGTACTAGAATATTCTCTGATGAGGATTGAGCTCCTCACAGCAGACCCGTGGCTCAGTCCTGTCTCTTGAGTCAGAGTGTTAAGCTTCACTTCTTCCCTACAGGATAACAGGCTCTGGAGATAATTGATTTACACAAGTTGTGATTATTTCAATTCTTCACTGATTCATTAATGTGATTGTTAGGCTCCTAATGACCAGGCTGGCTGTTTGACTTCCTTCTTCATTCTATTCTGAGGTAATTTGAAGGcagtttcattttctcagtTGCCCCTACAGTACCATGTAAAAAACCTGCCACTTATTGTTAAATGAACTAACTGCTACTGAAGCGTCAGACGAGAAGAACAGAATGAATGTCAGGTCTAATTATTAAAGCTATACGTCATAGCCACCTGCAGAGGCCTACTCTGGAGTGGATCCTTTTAACTGCTGAACACTAAAAGAAAGTGTGGGTAGTTCCTAGTTAAATTCATGTCTGTCATGCTTATACAGGAAGCACTTAACAGCCTTCTGATAGAGATTTGTGATGGTCAACAAGGGACCCTTAGATGACATCACGTAATTGGGACCATCCACTGCTTGCCTGTGACATTCAAATTACAAAGACAGCTAACAAAATGTTAGTCCTCAGCAGTCAGGGGGTATTTGCATCTGAAACCCAAGATGGTGAGAAATGGCTTTTTTGAGTGGTTCTTCTCTGAGATGGATGCACTATATCAAATACTGAAATGCAGTTCTCATGACACCATTTGAATTATGCTCTCTGTAAGCAAGCAGTTttacaacttttctttctccGCATTCACTTACATAAATTAAACTAGCAGTGGAGGCTGCCAGAAAGACAAAGGGCTATGAAGAAATAGCTCTTTATATGCTACAACCTGCCAGCTACCCACTTTCATCCAAGCAATTCTTCAAACTCTGTTTCTGAGATGATATAGGTATACTACAATTAAAAAATCACCAGGTTTTACCTGGCACTAGGAATTTGATAACATGCATGGATCACAACCAACAACTTGTACATAAATTCTACAGACACCATCCATCTTCTGCCCCTAAATGACTTTCATGTACtcctccaccaaaaaaaaaaaagttggggGAGAGGGTCAGTGGGTTGAATGCTGTCTAACTAAAGAATAATCAGTTTCTTTTAGTAAAACCAGAATGACCAAGTTGCTCCTGTATGAATATAGCACATGTAACTTGAATTTTGTACTGAGGCTTCATTAAGGATTATTATTTGTAGAAAGTTAATGGGATGAAATTTTTTTACCACTAGAGGCACCAGCCAAAAAGTTAGAAACTCACAGTATTTGTTACTTAGACAACAGCAGCCACAACATACTATGGAATTATAATCTAACTTTCAAGATAGTCTTCATTTAAATGCATATATGAGCTCTCACATATTTAAGGGCCCAAAAAAGGAATAAGCTGTCTAAACCAAACCACACTTTTCAGTTGCACACATGCCCAAAGGGGACATTAGAACATGCAGCACTGTTTCTAGATGGTTGTGGCATTCACTGTATTTAATGATCAGCctttcaaaaatactttcacTGGAAATAAATAAGTGTTCTGAATGTTAAGTTAATCTTTTTACATTGCTATACAACTATCAGCTTCAAGTCTATGCACTGACAGTATGATAAAACATTTCCATGTATTTTGAAGTTTGACTCTAGGAAAGGATCTctaggaaggagggaaaaattaCCTTAAAACTGTCTAGTTTTTCTACAGAGGACATCATCACAGCAAAAATCCATTTCtatgaaatgtgtttttcctaataatttgttttcatttaatgctTAATGTTTCCTATCTTCAAGCATTTTATTACATAGCAAAGAATATATTAGTGAAGTTAGCCTTCAGTTGCCTGTTtaggtttttggggtgggggggggagtTTCATGTATGATATAAAGCATTTTCCACTGCTTGACAGCAGTGTGGAAGTGTCCCAACCAGGGTTGTGCAAGAAGAATTAAGACAATCATTCTTTCCACAGGCAGTCTTTATTTTAGATATTTAACAGCCTGAATATTCAGCAGCCTAACTGATTGCACAGCCTGTCTGTCCCTCCCCTGCTCTGACAAATTTTTCATTGATATGGGCAAATTTCAAAGCTCTttcaggagaggaaaagcaaaaaccagCAAGCAAGGAATGTATTAAGTTGGCTTCAACAGAGCAGACAGAACCTTCTTCCAGTAAGTGATAATACCAACCACTGTTGTGAGGCAGCTCAAAGAAGGTACATGAGCACATTTCTTCACAGACATGCTGTGCCATACCTACAGAAAGTACTGGCAGACCTCCACTTATATCCAGGTTGTGAAGTGAAGAGAGGTTCTGCAGCTgtatgcttttttcctttgtctgagGATTCTCACACTATTTCTTCCAGCCTAAGTCTTtgcttctttatttctcttatcTAGCAAGATTCAGCACTTACATAAAAATAGATAAATGCATCTTTGCTGTTTCAGGAAAGATCTGATTGGAAAAAAAGGTATGTCCATTAAAAATGTAGGCAAATACAAATTGGGTTTGAAAATGCATATTGTAGCTAGCTGTAGAGGAACAAGgtgcagaagaggaagaaaatgacaTGCACAGAATCAATTCCCTTTATGTTAATTTCCCTCTGAacaataatgtaaaatatttacagtgctataaaaacaaagacagaaCAAATAGGAGGCAGAAAATAATGCGGGAGCAGAGGGAGTGTATTAAGAGAAACTTGCATGTttacaagggaaagaaaaagccagaTTCAAATTTAGCTTTGCACTCACACTGGCCAGCAGACACTGAACAGAAATAGGCAGCATTTAGAACCAGAGGGCTTATTTTTCTGGGAAGCAAAACCCATACCATTACCTTGATACTACCTCAATAACCAATTACAGTCATATTTTTGTATCTATAAGCAGAAAATTCTTCAGGAGGACTATAAAGTCAACATATATGAAATCTGACCAAAGAGGTTATGGATGTCCCATTGCTCTGGGATACCACAAgactgcagcagaggagctgagaCTGGGATAATGACTGAGAATTCCTTCAGTGgacaccagcacagccacagggtGCTGCTGTAGGAGTGCTCAGTATGGCTATACCACCTTCACTAGATGCCAAAGGAGTCATATGAGAAGGAGTTAAACAGAGTCAAACACTTGCAgatggcaggggaaaaaaactgttaaaaaagagaggaaggtaTTTGTCAATGCAAGTTGGATCTGTTTTTACAGAAGGAATCTCTGACCActctccaagcctgttgtgGAagtaaacaattattttataacACAAAAATGAAGAAGGGCAGGAAAGAATAAACCTAGTGAGACTAAAAACCAAGCAACATTTGCAAGTAAGTACAGGCCATTTTGTATCATCTCCTGCTACTGCCTTATATTCCCCACTCCTCCCCTCCTGCTATATGAAGCCATGTAAGTTTTATCTGGAAAAGTGTTAAGTCCCTTCAAGACCATAGGAATAAATTTTGTTTGTCAAGGCACTATTCTTTGTTCACCACACTGGAGTaaagtcagaaaacaaattccTAGAGTCCACAGTGTCTGTAAAATTTACTCAGGTTGCCAAAATAGGGTTAAGTTGCTacttcaaataaatattaacCTCAGGAAGAAATGTCTTTATTTGTCTCACTGGTTTCTCCTTATACCATTTGTTATGATACTGGTAATAGCAATGAAATTCATCAAAAAAACAGAGCTGTTCTGTACAAAGACTGGGAAGGCAGAGCATTTTGCCTGTAATTAGCTGCCATGTGAATTTATAATTAACCATCTGACTGagaattacattttgttttgtcaCATTTACACAAATACTTCAGAGTATCCAGATTTAGGAGTTTAACCAGAAAAGTTGAATTCTACCCATAACTAATGAACCTCACATATTACAAAGTTATGAAAGGCACTTTATCCCAAAAGGTACTTGGTAAAATAGATACAGTATTGCTAGCCAGAAACTTTAGAGGCCCCCTTACAGCCTAATCTTTGCAAGACAATTTAGTCTACATAAGTTCCAGATATCTTAAATGCCTGCAGTCAAGAGTTGCCAGAGATAGCTTGTTAGAAGCTTCAACTCCCCAAAGAGTTGTAAACTTGCtagaaacaatttattttaaatctgtaCAAGCTGGCAGCTGTCCTCATCTGTTAATAAAAGGAATCCACAATACAGGAAGACCATTAAAAGAACAGACTCCAGCTCTAGCTGCAATGAGAACAGGCATTAGAAGCAAGCCTAGGAACTGATCCAAGTTCtgacttgatgatttttgttgttACTATTTTAGAGACAGGATTGATTGAGAATGATTTAACATGTCATCACTAAAGCATAACCAAGAGATTATTGCTTCTTCCAAATGATGtcttagccttgaaattccATTCCTCCCACcataagcaatttttttcttatcttgaAGGGGGAAGGATTAGCAACAGTCAAATAGCACCACATACTACAAAAGTTATGGGGAGTAACTGCCAATAGCCTGACACTGCAAGGACCTCACATTCACCTGGCAGACCACACTCTGACCTGTCTCCATCTTACATGTCTGCCAGTGCTGCCTCTCAAAATATGCAGCAGTAGTTGTGTCATTTTAGCCTGTGTCTGTCCTAACTTAGGAGATCAGCTGGGCTTCTTTGATAGGAGACCCACTCTGTCCATTGCTCCATGCAGACTATTAGTCTCAAGAACAAACATGTCACTTGGCAAGTGTCTTAGCTGCCTAGAATGCTGCTGAAATAATTGAAGAAATACTTCATGATCTGGCTGGCAGTGGTAGTGCAGCCTACTAAAGCTTTCAACTTATGAGATACATTGTTTTACTTCAGTGCTAATGTAATAATCAAGAACAATACTTTCAACTGCTTgactcattttattttatcccCTTGGCTGCATTTGAGTTTTACAGTGGTTTCTTAAAGATCATTCATTCTTGTAGACCTCTAAGAGGTAACAGACAAGACTGAAGCAATCATACATACAAAATTACTTATGTCTACAAATTTTTGGCAATCATAATAACCCGTTTTTTCCTATTGCCATTGCCCCAATCATTGAAAAAGAGAGTGTACAATAATTTACATCTGAAGTATTTCAAAGTGCTTGATAGTGATTTTCCAATAATTATTTACAAGTGGCCTATAGACATATGTACAGGTGTTACAAGTTGTGGCTGGAATATGGCTTTCTATGGAAAGTGCTTTATATTTAGTCAGTGATGTTACCGACTAACCAACCCAAGGGTTACGGATAAAACTGTAACCACTAACAGCTGAATTGTTGTGGACAGGTATATACAGAGTTGTTAAATTGTAGAAAGTAATAACTATTTACACAAGTGATCCATAAATGCAGAAAGTATCTTCTTTCTTCCAAGAATGGAGGAAGTTCTTCAGCCACAAACCTGGTTACTATCCCCAAAGAGTGTAAGACACAAGTAAACTGAAAGTGATTGCTGATCCAGTGCTCATGCCATATCATCATCTGTGCTGACAACAGATATCTGTAAAAAATATAAGTACAAGTTAGCTACAGTTGCACTAATAAAAGACAAAGCAACACACATCATTGCTAATTCTGCAGGCTAGTGACCACATTCAGCACAGATTACTCCATCCCAGGTACAGACACTAGTTACCTACCACAACTTTAACCTTAATTATAGGGTAAAGTTGTCAGTTGATTTAGCCCAGTagtgcctgcagccagcagctttCAAAAGCAGAGACCTCTCCTAAATTCAATTCAGTTATCATTTGGCAGTCTTTCTACTCCAATTATTATCTGGAGTCTCAGACATAATAGGTTAATAGGTTTACTTACTGCAGGGTAGGTGTGTCCTACTGAACCACTGTGTCTTCCAATATCAATTGTGAGGTCCTCTTCTGTGGTTTTTAGGTAAACTGGGTTATCAAAATTCATGCTTTTCATATTCTTGTGCTGCCAGTTACGCCACATGAAGTagccagctgctgcagccatcaTCAACAATACTGCAGGGAGATAAAGAGATTGCAAACATGGAGAAGAGTCAGGTCAAGCTCCTAAGAGTGGCTTGTCCTACCACATGGGTTCCAAAAGGCTAGTAAATGCTCTACTCACCAGCAGGAAGAATGATCCAAGCTGCTGATGTTCTTCCAGCTGCAGTTACTTCAGAAGTTGTACCACTAGTGTTGAATCCTGCATGAGAATTGGATGCAGTGAGCTTGCATACTGACAAGTTGGTAGATTGTCATATGCAAGCATTTCCCAAACCAAGAAGCTCCTATTTGATTAGCTTGTCAGAAATACACTGCTAGAACAGCCTAACATGCTTCATCCTGTATTAGTTAGAAGCTTTCTTTATTGCTTGCCTTCTCTGAGAACTCCTGGGATTTCATGGGACCTACAGATTCCACACTGTCCTATGTGAACTAAATCTGTTTAAGAcatgctccagctgctacaCTACTCAAGTGATCTGGCCTGTGTTCTCTACTtgcatgcaaaggaaaaaacttcCAAGTAGGCTAGTTGGTCagtttgcatttaatttctctAATGTTTAGCAGTGTGAGTTATTGGGACCAGTACCTCCAGGAACTAGTCCAACAGTTGGAGATTTTTCTGTTGTGCTGGTATCTTTAGCCTCAGTGTAAGCCACAGTTGTTCCAGTACCTGAAACTAATTATAGATCAAGAACTAATTATAGATCAGTTAATCCTGAAATTCTGCAATGGCTTTGCTATGAGAGCCATGGTAGTGAAGGTTCAGCAGATGGCAAAAATGATCATGCAGATTGTTAGCTTCACTGGGAACACTGACATTAACTATTTCACTagcacagcctcagcagagAGTTCTTGATGAAAAGTAGTTCCAAGAACAAGGCCAGACAGTTAATGAGGAATGAATTACAAGCATTTAAAGTCACAACAGTCATAAGCCATCCCATGCCTCACATAAGGTTTTCTGAATAAGATTTTGGTTTTACAAGTTTATTGGTTAGGTACAGCCTTTGATACCCATAGTAACCTTTTAGAGAAGCCAAGGGAAGCCAGCATCCTTGCATTTAGCACTCTGTGGCATTCAGAATCAATACACAACGTAGTCAGTGGCACCTTGGAGTTTCTAGTCCCACTCAACAGGACAAAGCAAGCCTGCTGCATAGTCAGTGCTGACAACAGTAGTACAGCAGCATGCTCATCTGGACTGAAAGGGAGGTACAAACTTCCTTGGACAGCAACATTAGCCAATCAGCTTTTGACCTGTGTATTTATATGTACAGCTGTCTTAGTTTATACTCCTGTTTTATAAGAGGCTGAGTATGTTTTGTCCTTGTGCTTGCTGTCTGCAAAAAGCCATGGAGGTACAAGATCTTGTTGCAAATGACAATGATCACGCAGAAACAAAGCATGGACTTTGAACAGCACCTGCAGACTCTAAGTGCCATATTAATGCATAAGGCCCTCCCCTCCAGGATTAATTACATCAGATTAATTTTAGCAAAGCTGTCAGCCTATAGCACAGTATTTCCTACCCCCTAACAGGTTCAATACTCTCCTACTCCTTCCCCATTCATCCTGGGAATGACTGCAGTTGTGTTACAGTACCTGTACATCTCAGACCATCCTCCTGCAAGAAGTACCCAGCAGGACATGCACAGGTGTACTTTGGAGAATGTTCATTTATCTGAGGAGCAGGCAGGCACAGGTAGCTACAGCCTCCATTTGCCATGTGCTCTTCACACCAGTTCCTACCTGTTGGTACAGCAATTAAGGAGTGAACAAGAGTGAGCCTTCATGCTCCAGGTGTGCAGCAGAAGTATTTGCTCAGTAATTGTTTTAGTAAAATTACTTGTCTCAGCTGGTTATAGATTTATATATGCTCTGCCCAAGAAAGAGCAATTGCAATTAGACCTCTCAACCCCATGGGGCTGCCTGTGTTAGAAGCTCCAAGCAGGAGTAGGAATGGAAAGCTTTACAGTGAAGGGATACCATTTGCCACCatccaggcagggcaggcttCTTACAAGTATGCACTGACTTAACTATAAACTGTATTGGAATTACCTGAAGGCTGAACAAGTTCATGATACACAATGATGTCCTGTGCATCATTGAGGTTGTTCACTAGGGTAACCAAATCGGTTCCAGTGAATTTGTTGGCCCCATAGACTGCCTCATTCTCTCCATCAATCCAGTACACACGGTCCTAGAAGACAGGGTCATTGCATCCCATTACCCCCATTATGCTATCAACCTCATACCAGCAAGAAGAGGATTTTTGACAATGACTATAGGATGTCATTCTTACTTCAAAAATGGTTAGAGcaagaggatgaggaaggaaCATATGTGATTTCAGCACAATTCTACGGTCCTGGCCATTCAAGTCCACACTTGACAGCATGTGTAGTTTAGAATCAAGCCAGTACAGGCGGCTTTTTACAAGATCTAGGAGGGAGAAAAGACGAAATATATTTAGTGTCCACATGGAGGAAACCTCCAAATCTTGCTGCAAGAATTGAAACACGCACAGGTTTGAGAATGGTGGCAGTGTTGCCCTAGTTTCTTACCATTCTAAGATACAGAGGGCTGCTGCAGTGATGCCTACGCGGCCTGTGCCTCAACTATAATATACAGCAGTTCAGGAAAAGTTACTATTTCAGCATCTGAGAAGTGCTGATGCCTGTCTTCAGGCATACAGAAGCTTCCCTTTCTCAGAAGCTGAAAATAGTTCTCTGAAGAATGACCTTGGCTTTTGTAGCAAAAAAACTGCTAAAGCTCCAGAATATCTCTGGCAGAGACAAGTTCAACATACCTAGAGCAATTCCATTAGGCCATTGGATTTCTGCTGTCACAAGCTGCTGTCTGTCAAATCCAttcattcctgctttttcaATTTTTGCTGGCTCACCCCAGTCTGACCAGTACATAAAGCTGTGAAGCAGAATTTATGTTGTATGATGCACTATAGTACTGTGTAGTATCACTCTTTATTATGACCAATAACTAACAAAGGCTACCTAAGTCAGTTATCAGAACATGTAGTTGGTAGGTCCACTCTTTTAAAAGAACCTGGACAAATACTCACCCAGAGATAGGATCTACAGCAATAGAAGCTGGCTCTCTCAGCtcagagagaaacaaaacctttctttttGTGCCATCTAGGCTAGCCACTGAAATGGTCTTTGCAGTTGAGTCTGACCAGTAGACGTTCTTATAAATCCAGTCAACAGCAattcctgcagggctgtgtaTGTTGTCCAGGATTCTGATGTGTGTTCCAACTTTATCACGGGTATCAATAGAGGCACTGGAAGACAAGAATTACTTGCTTTTAACCACTTCCACTGCAGATACTATCTCTTGGCATACCTCAGCAAATACTGCACAAAATTTCAGGAACAAGATGCATATGGGACTTTCCACAGAGTGCCTTTTGTACAAAGCAGCAGTTGTACAACAGTTACTGTTGTACAGCAGCTGTAGCAGCAGTTACTAGGAAGTGCAACGGGCACACACCTTGGTAGATTGTATCAACTGTACTTTGTCTTTAGGACAGGAATCTAGTTTTCATTACCAGAGACTAGAGAAATAGCTTGGGTAAAATCATGGGATGGTTTAGGGAAGTACACTAGGTTCAGAAGCTAAGCCCATTTACCTGAAGATTGCTTTTTGGCTGAAGTCTGCCCAGTAAAGCTTTTGCTCAGCAATATCAGCATCTAGAGCTATAGAGTTTCTTAGCTGCTCTACAAGCTGAATGTATTCTTTTCTCTCAAGGCCAATCTTCCTTATGTCCCGGCGGTTGGTGAAAATTAGACTTGGTTCTTTCCCTGTGAACAGAGTTTGTTATCTGTACTTCTAGATATTCAGTCACATACTTTTCTTTTATAACAAGTTTTAAGAGTCATCATATTTAGTATTTGCCATTCCACCCTTGGTAGCAGATGCTGACAGAGGTCTTGGCTGTACCATACCTCATCCTTTTCTCCCTCTACGACTTGATGGGGAGGAtcctcctgcccagggagcAGACACAAGCAGTTTATGTCAGGCAGCTTTAAGTGCTGTATCATAGCATCATTTGAAGTGTTAGTAGAGATCAGTAACACCATAATAGCTAGTGTAAAAACCAGAGTAGTATAAGCAGTGCATCATTTGCTGACTCATTTTAAAGTGGGAATATAAAAGTCATGTCAACACTCACCAACTGCCTTGCACACCCCAGTAGCAAGATCCATCTGATAGCCACGGCTACATTCACATTTGTAGCCCCCTTTCAGGTTGATACAGATCTGACTACATATACCAGGGTTCTGACATTCATCAATATCTGTAAAAACAAAAGTTTAATTTATGCTCACCTCCAATATCACAGTAGAGTCCCTGTTAAACTACTAGATACTTACCGCCACAAGTTCTCCTGTCCAGAAGCTCAAACCCAGCT from Vidua macroura isolate BioBank_ID:100142 chromosome Z, ASM2450914v1, whole genome shotgun sequence includes these protein-coding regions:
- the VLDLR gene encoding very low-density lipoprotein receptor isoform X2; this translates as MRLDQEPGDPSASADRRGAEQRGVPRCWALLLLLALGCLRAAADGARAKCEESQFACGNGRCIPQIWKCDGDEDCSDGSDESACVKKTCAESDFVCLSGQCVPNRWQCDGDPDCEDGSDESSELCHTRTCRVNEISCGPQSTQCIPLSWKCDGEKDCDSEEDEQNCGNVTCSPADFTCNSGQCISKSFVCNGQDDCSDGSDELECAPPTCGVHEFQCKSSTCIPLSWVCDDDADCSDHSDESLEQCGRQPAPSVKCSASEVQCGSGECIHKKWRCDGDPDCKDGSDEINCPSRTCRPDQFRCEDGNCIHGSRQCNGVRDCLDGTDEANCNNVIQCSGPGKFKCRSGECIDINKVCNQQRDCKDWSDEPLKECNINECLVNNGGCSHICRDLIIGYECDCPAGFELLDRRTCGDIDECQNPGICSQICINLKGGYKCECSRGYQMDLATGVCKAVGKEPSLIFTNRRDIRKIGLERKEYIQLVEQLRNSIALDADIAEQKLYWADFSQKAIFSASIDTRDKVGTHIRILDNIHSPAGIAVDWIYKNVYWSDSTAKTISVASLDGTKRKVLFLSELREPASIAVDPISGFMYWSDWGEPAKIEKAGMNGFDRQQLVTAEIQWPNGIALDLVKSRLYWLDSKLHMLSSVDLNGQDRRIVLKSHMFLPHPLALTIFEDRVYWIDGENEAVYGANKFTGTDLVTLVNNLNDAQDIIVYHELVQPSGRNWCEEHMANGGCSYLCLPAPQINEHSPKYTCACPAGYFLQEDGLRCTGFNTSGTTSEVTAAGRTSAAWIILPAVLLMMAAAAGYFMWRNWQHKNMKSMNFDNPVYLKTTEEDLTIDIGRHSGSVGHTYPAISVVSTDDDMA
- the VLDLR gene encoding very low-density lipoprotein receptor isoform X1, with amino-acid sequence MSPAAASAPRLSARSACLPAHTVPGAAMRLDQEPGDPSASADRRGAEQRGVPRCWALLLLLALGCLRAAADGARAKCEESQFACGNGRCIPQIWKCDGDEDCSDGSDESACVKKTCAESDFVCLSGQCVPNRWQCDGDPDCEDGSDESSELCHTRTCRVNEISCGPQSTQCIPLSWKCDGEKDCDSEEDEQNCGNVTCSPADFTCNSGQCISKSFVCNGQDDCSDGSDELECAPPTCGVHEFQCKSSTCIPLSWVCDDDADCSDHSDESLEQCGRQPAPSVKCSASEVQCGSGECIHKKWRCDGDPDCKDGSDEINCPSRTCRPDQFRCEDGNCIHGSRQCNGVRDCLDGTDEANCNNVIQCSGPGKFKCRSGECIDINKVCNQQRDCKDWSDEPLKECNINECLVNNGGCSHICRDLIIGYECDCPAGFELLDRRTCGDIDECQNPGICSQICINLKGGYKCECSRGYQMDLATGVCKAVGKEPSLIFTNRRDIRKIGLERKEYIQLVEQLRNSIALDADIAEQKLYWADFSQKAIFSASIDTRDKVGTHIRILDNIHSPAGIAVDWIYKNVYWSDSTAKTISVASLDGTKRKVLFLSELREPASIAVDPISGFMYWSDWGEPAKIEKAGMNGFDRQQLVTAEIQWPNGIALDLVKSRLYWLDSKLHMLSSVDLNGQDRRIVLKSHMFLPHPLALTIFEDRVYWIDGENEAVYGANKFTGTDLVTLVNNLNDAQDIIVYHELVQPSGRNWCEEHMANGGCSYLCLPAPQINEHSPKYTCACPAGYFLQEDGLRCTVSGTGTTVAYTEAKDTSTTEKSPTVGLVPGGFNTSGTTSEVTAAGRTSAAWIILPAVLLMMAAAAGYFMWRNWQHKNMKSMNFDNPVYLKTTEEDLTIDIGRHSGSVGHTYPAISVVSTDDDMA